The Streptococcus viridans genome contains the following window.
CTTGATCCAAGGAGACTTGAGCGATGTCACGTGCTTGCTCTACCCCCGGAAAGGCCCGGTTGTGCTCAATGTAATCTGCCACATAGACAATCTTGTCTAAGGTTGACATTTGACTACTCCCCACTGTGTGAATCTCAATACTGCGAAGAATGGCTGGATCTGTCAGTCCGAGATCTTCCTGAATCTTATAAATGCCGACCATTCCATGCCAGACGTTATTGCCCCAGTTTTTTAATGCTGGATCAAGACTATAGCGATCAATCAAGTCTAGAAATTCCTGATCCGATAATTTCTTGGCGTAGTCATGCAACAAACCTGCTAGGCCAG
Protein-coding sequences here:
- the yqeK gene encoding bis(5'-nucleosyl)-tetraphosphatase (symmetrical) YqeK, with translation MTYENYLGFSREVLLEKMRQILPEKRLTHCLGVEKAARDLAKRYGADEEQAGLAGLLHDYAKKLSDQEFLDLIDRYSLDPALKNWGNNVWHGMVGIYKIQEDLGLTDPAILRSIEIHTVGSSQMSTLDKIVYVADYIEHNRAFPGVEQARDIAQVSLDQAVAYETARTVEHLAHQGLPIYPQTLETYNAFVKYLKEEQ